From Ignavibacteriota bacterium, the proteins below share one genomic window:
- a CDS encoding TonB-dependent receptor, producing MKTRSLLLAVSVLTCCMGQGVLLAQSNCVLSGRILDATDNSALVGALVILKGTTIGTVTDIEGRYTLASLPAGRSTIFFRYLGYGSDSTTVDLRPGVTGRADASLAPEALQGQEVVVTAQLRGQRAAINQQLTSSRIVNVVSKDRIQELPDNNAAESISRLPGISIERDAGEGSKVVIRGLAPAYNAITVNGQKIPATDPQNRSVDLSMISSDILAGIEVVKALTPDQDADAVGGTVNFALKKADEGFSSDVRVLGGYNKLNNDWANFRGSVTVSDRFLDTRLGVIASGNWQRANRGSDNLSADYGVVGTLASGEPDLRISSLSLVDKVETRYRYGGNLVLDYQIPDGEILFNTMYSRTERDEVRRRKGYSLGSSPIVRYVLRSGDINTDLFTNSLSGKHQIDQLKVSWQFSSLISRQNTPFSHESEFRELAAYVNQTGIRSIDDAIAQARNDTANTIFYTDTYGSQVIRDRDLTAQIDLTLPFTACDLITGEIKFGGKYRDKERSLDGDFRYIEGKDFEPIMQSDSGRTWRPGSVLYLYPNIGNFKDNGFTIDNFLEGRYLVGPAGPLSREQLDGFRDRYQSLYKPDYETDLKDYNAGERIAAGYVMTTINLGPRIMFLPGVRYERTSTHYVSKHSSVLSYDENGDEIASPGVDTIGTRVESEFLPMIHLRYRAADWADVRLAFTRTLSRPNYLDLAPWERETSDGLERGEPFLNNTRVRNYDLIVSMYSDYGLLTLAGFYKSLDGITYIRKSRATSILGAGQVDYYHPENSPYETNVYGMEVEVQSNLSMLPEPFDGLLVNFNYSLMRSKTYFPYQIIRTFKRPPNPQTFIQYVDSTRESRMPGQADQLVNATLGYEKKGLSVRVSMTYQGDALQFVGATPQQDGYSKSFLRWDVSMQYKFMPGLALLANINNISSLPEGSYLGTIGSPIREEYFGWTMDLGIRIDL from the coding sequence ATGAAGACTCGCTCGCTGCTGTTGGCCGTGTCCGTGCTCACCTGCTGCATGGGCCAGGGGGTCCTTCTCGCTCAGTCCAATTGCGTCCTGTCCGGAAGGATACTGGATGCAACTGACAATTCTGCGCTGGTGGGAGCTCTCGTCATCCTCAAAGGGACGACCATAGGAACGGTGACGGACATCGAAGGGCGGTACACGCTCGCGTCTCTGCCTGCCGGGCGCTCGACGATCTTCTTCCGGTATCTCGGATACGGCTCGGATAGCACTACCGTTGACCTCCGCCCGGGAGTCACGGGCCGCGCCGATGCGTCCCTGGCTCCCGAAGCACTCCAGGGCCAGGAAGTCGTCGTCACAGCGCAGTTGCGAGGGCAGCGTGCTGCCATCAATCAGCAGCTCACCTCCAGCCGGATCGTGAACGTCGTGTCGAAGGACCGGATCCAGGAACTTCCGGACAACAACGCCGCGGAGTCCATTTCGCGGCTTCCCGGCATTTCGATCGAGCGTGATGCGGGGGAAGGGAGCAAGGTCGTGATCCGTGGCCTCGCCCCCGCGTACAACGCGATCACGGTGAATGGTCAGAAGATCCCGGCAACGGATCCGCAGAACCGTTCTGTGGACCTGAGTATGATCTCCTCGGACATCCTTGCGGGGATCGAAGTCGTGAAGGCGCTCACGCCCGATCAGGATGCCGATGCGGTTGGCGGGACGGTGAACTTCGCCCTGAAGAAGGCCGATGAAGGATTCTCTTCCGATGTCCGGGTCCTGGGTGGCTATAACAAGCTGAACAACGACTGGGCAAATTTCCGTGGGAGCGTGACGGTTTCTGACCGCTTCCTCGATACCCGCCTGGGAGTGATCGCGTCGGGCAACTGGCAGAGGGCCAACCGCGGATCGGACAACCTCTCAGCCGACTACGGTGTCGTGGGCACACTTGCTTCCGGCGAACCCGATCTCCGTATCAGCAGTCTCAGCCTTGTCGATAAGGTCGAAACCCGGTACCGCTATGGTGGCAACCTCGTGCTCGACTATCAGATCCCTGACGGCGAGATCCTCTTCAATACCATGTACAGCCGCACCGAACGCGACGAGGTTCGCCGGCGGAAGGGGTATTCCCTGGGCAGTTCGCCGATCGTCCGTTATGTCCTGCGCAGCGGCGACATCAACACCGATCTGTTCACGAACTCCCTGTCTGGCAAGCACCAGATCGACCAGCTCAAAGTCTCGTGGCAGTTCTCGTCACTCATCTCCCGACAGAACACGCCCTTCTCGCACGAATCCGAATTCCGCGAACTCGCGGCATATGTGAACCAGACCGGCATCCGGAGCATCGATGATGCCATCGCGCAGGCACGCAACGATACCGCCAATACCATCTTCTACACGGACACCTACGGAAGCCAGGTGATCCGCGACCGTGACCTGACGGCGCAGATCGACCTCACGCTGCCGTTCACTGCCTGCGACCTGATCACCGGAGAGATCAAGTTCGGGGGAAAGTACCGTGACAAGGAACGATCGCTGGACGGCGACTTCCGTTACATCGAGGGAAAGGACTTTGAGCCGATCATGCAGTCCGACTCCGGCCGGACATGGCGCCCGGGGTCGGTGCTCTACCTTTATCCGAACATCGGCAACTTCAAGGACAACGGGTTCACGATCGACAACTTCCTGGAAGGCAGGTATCTCGTGGGCCCGGCCGGCCCGCTGTCCCGTGAACAGCTCGATGGTTTCAGGGACAGATATCAGTCCCTGTATAAGCCCGACTACGAGACCGACCTGAAGGACTATAACGCCGGCGAACGTATCGCTGCAGGCTACGTGATGACCACCATCAATCTTGGCCCGCGTATCATGTTCCTTCCCGGAGTGCGCTATGAACGCACGTCGACACATTATGTGAGCAAGCACAGCTCCGTGCTGAGCTACGATGAGAACGGGGACGAGATCGCGAGTCCGGGCGTCGATACGATCGGGACCCGTGTGGAGTCGGAATTCCTTCCCATGATCCATCTCCGGTATCGTGCCGCGGACTGGGCCGATGTCCGCCTGGCGTTCACCCGGACGCTCTCGCGTCCGAATTACCTCGACCTCGCCCCGTGGGAACGCGAAACGAGCGATGGCCTGGAACGGGGCGAACCCTTTCTGAACAACACGCGTGTCAGGAACTACGACCTCATCGTGTCCATGTACAGCGACTACGGCCTCCTCACCCTGGCGGGTTTCTACAAGTCCCTCGATGGTATCACCTACATCAGGAAATCCCGCGCTACGTCGATCCTCGGGGCCGGACAGGTGGACTACTACCATCCCGAGAACTCGCCCTATGAGACGAATGTGTACGGGATGGAAGTGGAGGTCCAATCGAATCTGAGTATGTTGCCGGAACCCTTCGACGGACTGCTCGTGAATTTCAACTACTCCCTGATGCGGTCGAAGACCTACTTCCCGTATCAGATCATCCGCACGTTCAAACGGCCGCCGAATCCCCAGACCTTCATCCAGTACGTCGACTCGACACGGGAATCGCGTATGCCGGGCCAGGCCGACCAGCTTGTGAATGCAACGCTCGGCTATGAGAAGAAAGGTCTCTCGGTACGGGTCTCGATGACGTACCAGGGGGATGCGCTCCAATTCGTCGGCGCAACGCCGCAGCAGGACGGTTACTCCAAGTCGTTCCTCCGCTGGGACGTTTCCATGCAGTATAAGTTCATGCCCGGCCTTGCGCTGCTGGCGAACATCAACAACATCAGCAGTCTCCCCGAAGGGTCGTATCTCGGCACCATCGGTTCCCCGATCCGCGAGGAGTACTTTGGCTGGACGATGGATCTTGGCATACGGATCGACCTCTGA
- a CDS encoding glycoside hydrolase family 2 protein, whose amino-acid sequence MYAARGRRLFLTVSMITVLIGGPVRSQTDGSISFKNATILTPDVRVNAGLASGSIAPASVVDVRVTDEGLVVNPVLRPGWTWVAAKGITVNGAPLSFVFADGRLYSDVMLKTLHRRMKFAKDVSEHIAGNGLTWAWYRENVIERELVIFGYRQAGGSDSLSISARVFGVAKVVPIRFERSGLGFAGVLRMASEFRPWFIEPAHGSPRRTTLLNDGWKFTKGDVQNGAARGTSTRGWEQVTIPHCWNATDLFDGRNVDDGFEVNNGYYRGPGWYRKEFTLEEALKGQQVWVGFEGAFQKADVWLNGHHLGTHKGGYTGFSFDVTPYLAQGGIPNLLAVRVDNAFDHDLPPHTADYAMYGGLYRDVLLTVTGPLRINGVPALVPTAGPDGGGRLKVDASVSNAGPTDEAVEIRCVVVNGGHEIVTSFGERLVLAPRSESRVRLASEDIRSIDLWSPEHPTLYTVHTQVLRDGRVLDDVTDRIGFRWFSFDPDSGFALNGQPLRLKGVNRHQEFPMLGIALPDSLHVRDMVLIKGLGANVVRLAHYPQDPSVLAACDSLGLLVWEEIPIVNSIGGPSFVTNAMTMMREMIERDRNRPSVILWGLGNECLTDYAEAGAVRPVTDLLRALNALAKEMDPTRLTAQAHNDLRDDSVADITDVIGRNRYFGWYTPRMEDLAPALDREHRDHPRRVLFISEYGAESKRGYHVGRPALFDHSEEYQLKYHEHYWKAISSRPFVSGSTVWTAFDFASPFKIGNIPRVNQKGIWDAWRKPKDLYYFYKSQWTSDPMVYIVSHTRTELVSEPGVPVELTVYSNCDEVELIINGASAGKQKNSGVFRWMIPLQEGVNTLEAAGVVGSFVCRDHMALTVRRK is encoded by the coding sequence ATGTACGCAGCACGCGGGCGACGGCTTTTCCTGACCGTATCGATGATCACTGTGCTGATCGGTGGCCCGGTCAGGTCGCAGACCGACGGCAGCATCTCATTCAAGAATGCGACCATTCTCACCCCCGATGTGCGGGTGAACGCCGGGCTGGCGAGCGGGTCGATCGCGCCAGCGTCGGTGGTCGATGTACGTGTGACCGATGAAGGCCTGGTCGTCAATCCGGTGCTCCGCCCGGGGTGGACCTGGGTTGCGGCGAAAGGGATCACGGTCAACGGCGCACCCCTCTCCTTCGTGTTCGCCGATGGACGGCTCTACTCCGACGTCATGCTGAAGACGTTGCACCGCCGCATGAAGTTCGCGAAGGACGTATCGGAGCACATCGCGGGCAACGGGCTCACCTGGGCATGGTACCGGGAGAACGTGATCGAGAGGGAACTCGTGATCTTCGGGTATCGTCAGGCCGGGGGGTCGGATTCGCTCTCGATCAGCGCGCGGGTCTTCGGTGTTGCGAAGGTGGTGCCTATCCGTTTCGAACGGTCCGGGCTTGGCTTTGCCGGCGTCCTCCGTATGGCGAGTGAATTCCGCCCATGGTTCATAGAGCCTGCCCATGGTTCGCCGCGGAGGACGACCCTCCTGAATGACGGATGGAAGTTCACAAAGGGGGATGTGCAGAACGGTGCAGCCCGGGGGACGTCCACGCGCGGATGGGAGCAGGTGACGATCCCGCATTGCTGGAATGCCACCGATCTGTTCGACGGGCGCAACGTGGACGATGGCTTCGAGGTGAACAACGGTTACTACCGCGGGCCGGGATGGTATCGAAAGGAGTTCACGCTCGAAGAAGCCCTGAAAGGGCAACAGGTGTGGGTCGGGTTCGAGGGCGCTTTCCAGAAGGCCGACGTCTGGCTGAACGGCCACCATCTCGGGACACACAAAGGCGGGTACACCGGGTTCTCCTTTGACGTTACGCCATACCTTGCTCAGGGCGGGATACCGAATCTCCTTGCTGTGCGCGTCGACAACGCGTTCGATCACGACCTCCCGCCGCACACAGCGGATTATGCCATGTACGGTGGGCTCTACCGCGATGTGTTGCTCACGGTCACAGGCCCACTGCGCATCAATGGTGTTCCGGCGCTCGTGCCAACGGCCGGGCCTGACGGGGGGGGGAGGCTGAAGGTGGATGCGTCGGTCAGCAATGCTGGACCGACGGATGAAGCTGTGGAGATCCGATGTGTTGTGGTCAATGGCGGGCACGAGATCGTCACATCGTTCGGCGAGCGGCTGGTGCTTGCCCCGCGGTCAGAGAGCCGCGTCCGGTTGGCCAGCGAAGATATTCGCTCTATAGACCTGTGGTCCCCGGAGCACCCGACCCTCTACACGGTCCACACCCAGGTACTTCGCGATGGACGCGTTCTCGATGATGTGACCGATCGGATCGGCTTCCGGTGGTTCTCGTTCGATCCTGATTCGGGATTCGCGCTCAATGGGCAGCCGCTCCGGCTCAAAGGGGTGAACCGTCACCAGGAGTTTCCCATGCTCGGCATCGCCCTTCCTGATTCGCTCCACGTGCGGGACATGGTGCTTATCAAAGGGCTGGGTGCGAACGTTGTGCGTCTGGCGCACTATCCGCAGGACCCTTCCGTCCTCGCCGCGTGCGACAGCCTCGGGTTGCTTGTGTGGGAGGAGATCCCGATCGTCAACTCGATCGGAGGGCCCTCGTTCGTGACGAACGCGATGACGATGATGCGGGAGATGATCGAGCGTGACCGGAACCGCCCATCGGTCATCCTCTGGGGCCTAGGGAATGAATGCTTGACGGACTATGCCGAGGCGGGAGCCGTGCGTCCGGTGACGGATCTGCTCCGGGCCCTGAATGCGCTGGCGAAGGAGATGGATCCCACGCGACTGACGGCACAGGCACACAACGACCTCCGTGACGACAGTGTGGCGGACATCACGGATGTGATAGGGAGGAACCGGTACTTCGGCTGGTATACGCCGCGGATGGAGGATCTCGCGCCGGCGCTCGACCGCGAGCACCGTGACCATCCGCGCCGTGTGCTGTTCATCAGTGAGTATGGAGCCGAATCGAAGAGGGGGTACCATGTCGGCCGGCCCGCGCTGTTCGACCATAGTGAAGAGTATCAGTTGAAGTACCATGAGCATTACTGGAAGGCGATCAGTTCGCGTCCGTTCGTCAGCGGGTCGACCGTGTGGACCGCTTTTGATTTTGCCTCGCCCTTCAAGATCGGGAACATCCCCCGTGTGAATCAGAAGGGGATCTGGGATGCCTGGAGGAAGCCGAAGGACCTGTATTACTTCTACAAGTCGCAGTGGACGAGCGACCCGATGGTGTATATCGTATCGCACACACGCACCGAGCTCGTCTCGGAGCCCGGGGTACCGGTTGAGCTCACCGTGTATAGCAACTGTGATGAAGTGGAGCTGATCATCAATGGCGCATCGGCCGGGAAACAGAAGAATTCCGGCGTCTTCCGGTGGATGATCCCTCTCCAGGAAGGGGTTAACACCCTTGAGGCTGCTGGGGTAGTAGGAAGTTTTGTCTGTAGGGATCATATGGCGTTGACGGTCCGCCGGAAATAG
- a CDS encoding alpha-galactosidase, which yields MTRTLTFTPGVPSAVIPSSYRVTGGDEMFGTNTPWFSIRLGAALWTNRDPVWMFAGDSSRSLRNGGTETRLRFIGTAAARDLQWDVTIQSFPQSTLSRERILFRARAGARIAIGAAPGEPLLVFPAYRFRRGASGCVRDRVVSLAVWGNELATLDPEASFDDRSLESGTRIGKNLAQNYMYHPAATAAVAGPGDEIAGAGPVLLVDTLADGRGLFFAYEHGAPDRDPEQEYIHIRRIHREDEVEISTVYRAGLSGSGEYLGGDRYLASVWNVLGCYDARDAGAGPALMRDFLQDKITEAHHSRTPHFYYNTWGMQRDEERKGADVRNVLTPERVLREIELAKRMNVELFVLDDGWQERFGDWTPDHKRYPSGLTWYVDALRSRGMIPGIWIAPLATDPGTPLARAHPGWLIRDDQEKPIVGRWDKHIFCFASGYRDEFIAACKRLIDGGIRYFKWDGIDKHLCSSPGHGHGSLRQSADERRAMQGYALPLLIADAMRQLREYCPEVVVEMDVTEPGRSVGLAVLSEGKYFWMNNGAGAYGDHTTRRGKSTRFIPSLYHSYIPASLQTYACYPHHDPVHAAQRYNVNSALIAGWGFWGNLTTLTAGDIERIGEVVALARQTLPSVAARTPEVSGDVGGSPEIYVMVDDRSATGQIIGFSGTALEHRFARAGVRTDSVLAILRNAYEIHDDSVIIPFVFPMPESSREAFLVPNHGAGITILSSTSWLRTARLAGPDTLQFTPGAPGRHVIGWGSRRGVPLVVAGPEVRTRITKTPGADGAGEVYLVEIESTQPGSMIVVTRRK from the coding sequence ATGACGCGTACACTCACGTTCACACCTGGTGTCCCATCGGCGGTCATCCCTTCGTCGTACCGGGTCACAGGTGGAGACGAGATGTTCGGAACGAACACCCCGTGGTTCTCCATCCGCCTCGGCGCGGCCCTCTGGACGAACCGTGACCCGGTCTGGATGTTTGCGGGTGATAGCTCACGCTCGTTGCGGAACGGTGGGACGGAGACCCGCCTGCGGTTCATCGGTACCGCGGCCGCGCGTGATCTGCAATGGGACGTCACGATCCAGTCATTCCCGCAGTCGACGCTGAGCCGTGAACGTATCCTCTTCCGTGCGCGTGCGGGTGCACGCATCGCGATCGGCGCGGCGCCCGGAGAACCTCTCCTTGTGTTTCCCGCGTATCGCTTCAGGCGCGGGGCCTCCGGCTGCGTGCGCGATCGTGTCGTGTCGCTTGCGGTGTGGGGGAATGAACTGGCGACGCTGGACCCGGAGGCCTCCTTCGATGATCGCTCCCTTGAATCGGGTACCCGGATAGGGAAGAACCTCGCGCAGAACTATATGTATCATCCTGCCGCAACCGCGGCCGTGGCCGGTCCCGGTGATGAGATCGCAGGTGCCGGACCGGTCCTCCTGGTTGACACGCTTGCGGACGGCCGCGGACTGTTCTTCGCCTATGAACATGGTGCACCCGACCGGGATCCAGAACAGGAGTACATTCATATCCGCCGCATCCATCGGGAGGACGAGGTCGAGATTTCGACCGTCTATCGTGCCGGATTGTCCGGGAGCGGTGAGTACCTCGGAGGGGATCGATACCTTGCATCGGTGTGGAACGTCCTGGGCTGCTATGATGCCCGGGATGCCGGCGCCGGGCCTGCGCTGATGCGGGACTTCCTGCAGGACAAGATCACGGAGGCGCATCACTCCCGGACCCCGCACTTCTACTACAACACGTGGGGGATGCAGCGCGATGAGGAGCGGAAAGGGGCCGACGTTCGCAACGTCCTGACGCCCGAACGGGTCCTCCGGGAGATCGAGCTCGCGAAGCGGATGAATGTCGAACTCTTCGTCCTGGACGATGGGTGGCAGGAGAGGTTTGGCGACTGGACCCCCGATCACAAGCGTTATCCCTCCGGATTGACTTGGTATGTTGATGCGCTCAGGTCGCGTGGTATGATCCCCGGCATCTGGATCGCTCCGCTCGCAACCGATCCGGGAACCCCACTCGCCCGCGCCCATCCCGGGTGGCTGATCAGAGACGATCAGGAGAAGCCGATCGTGGGGCGGTGGGACAAGCACATCTTCTGCTTTGCGAGCGGCTACCGGGATGAGTTCATTGCGGCATGCAAGCGCCTGATCGATGGAGGGATCCGTTACTTCAAATGGGATGGGATCGATAAGCATCTTTGCTCGTCCCCCGGGCATGGCCACGGCTCCTTGCGTCAGAGTGCGGATGAGCGCCGGGCGATGCAAGGCTACGCGCTGCCTCTCCTCATTGCAGATGCCATGAGGCAATTGCGTGAGTACTGCCCGGAGGTTGTTGTGGAGATGGATGTGACCGAGCCCGGCCGCAGTGTGGGACTTGCGGTGTTGAGTGAAGGAAAGTATTTCTGGATGAACAACGGCGCCGGCGCGTACGGCGATCACACCACGAGGCGTGGCAAGAGTACCCGCTTCATCCCTTCGCTCTACCATTCCTACATTCCCGCCTCATTGCAGACGTACGCCTGCTACCCGCACCATGACCCGGTGCACGCTGCCCAGCGATACAATGTGAACTCGGCGCTGATCGCCGGTTGGGGATTCTGGGGCAATCTTACGACCCTCACTGCCGGGGACATCGAACGGATAGGGGAGGTTGTGGCGCTCGCGCGACAGACTCTTCCCTCTGTCGCTGCACGGACCCCGGAGGTGTCGGGCGACGTCGGAGGGTCGCCGGAGATCTATGTGATGGTGGATGACCGTTCTGCAACGGGCCAGATCATCGGGTTCAGCGGGACGGCGCTGGAGCATCGTTTTGCGAGGGCAGGTGTGCGGACCGACAGCGTGCTCGCCATTCTCAGGAACGCGTACGAGATCCATGATGATTCGGTCATCATCCCATTCGTATTCCCCATGCCCGAGTCATCACGTGAAGCCTTCCTCGTGCCGAATCACGGTGCCGGGATCACGATCCTCTCATCCACATCCTGGCTGCGCACTGCCCGTCTCGCCGGTCCTGATACCCTTCAATTCACCCCGGGGGCTCCCGGCAGACACGTGATCGGATGGGGAAGCCGGCGTGGGGTTCCTCTGGTCGTTGCGGGTCCGGAGGTAAGAACCCGCATCACGAAGACGCCCGGGGCCGATGGTGCGGGCGAAGTGTATCTTGTCGAGATCGAGAGCACGCAGCCGGGGAGCATGATCGTCGTCACGCGCCGGAAGTGA
- a CDS encoding PD40 domain-containing protein yields the protein MKHRSIPRAGRLTCAALALCVLSTGPARGADSTRAAYLSNRGGVARTFDVILHDFRSDGEVNLTAGTGIAGVASISSPRLLATRNSVVCIASGGKDLVEVSCAGGAPRFLARGLAITGSLAIAPDEKAVAFACTIDGRSQICEVDLTGGVSRNLSANAWNDSEMAYAPDGRSLAFVTDRDGSRSVAIMQRDGLGQRVLTNDLGDDRFPCFAPAGDRIVFASSRSALGEGAFDLYSIETGGRAFSLLFQNGSYNAHPVFSPDGTHLAFLSTNLTKKLGHIVLMDVPSGRVRTITDSLAYLKGPPAFNANGRYLVFDHNTIRDCEIMLVDMLSGDLRNISNTGSWDCGPSF from the coding sequence GTGAAGCACCGGTCCATCCCCCGTGCCGGCCGGCTGACGTGCGCGGCACTCGCCCTGTGCGTGCTGAGCACCGGTCCGGCACGAGGTGCTGATAGCACACGTGCCGCCTATCTCTCCAACCGCGGCGGTGTGGCGCGCACCTTCGATGTCATCCTGCATGACTTTCGGTCGGATGGGGAGGTGAACCTCACCGCAGGCACAGGGATCGCAGGCGTCGCCAGTATCAGCTCACCCCGCCTGCTCGCGACCCGCAACAGTGTCGTGTGCATCGCATCGGGAGGGAAGGACCTCGTCGAAGTGTCGTGCGCGGGGGGTGCCCCGAGGTTCCTGGCGCGGGGCCTTGCGATCACCGGAAGTCTCGCCATCGCCCCGGATGAGAAGGCGGTCGCATTCGCCTGCACGATCGATGGGAGAAGCCAGATATGCGAAGTGGACCTTACCGGCGGCGTGAGCCGGAATCTCTCCGCCAATGCCTGGAATGATAGTGAGATGGCGTACGCACCCGATGGCCGGTCGCTTGCGTTTGTTACGGACCGTGATGGCTCACGGTCGGTCGCGATCATGCAACGCGACGGCCTCGGGCAGCGGGTCTTGACCAATGATCTGGGCGACGACCGGTTCCCGTGTTTCGCGCCCGCCGGTGACAGGATCGTGTTTGCCTCTTCCCGAAGTGCGCTCGGGGAGGGAGCGTTCGATCTGTATAGCATCGAAACCGGCGGGCGCGCTTTTTCATTGTTGTTCCAGAATGGAAGCTACAACGCGCATCCCGTGTTTTCACCTGATGGGACGCACCTGGCCTTTCTCTCGACGAACCTGACCAAGAAACTCGGTCATATCGTTCTCATGGATGTTCCCTCCGGACGGGTCAGGACCATCACGGACTCCCTTGCCTACCTCAAGGGGCCTCCGGCATTCAATGCCAATGGTCGGTACCTTGTGTTCGACCACAACACCATCCGCGACTGCGAGATCATGCTCGTTGATATGCTCTCCGGTGACCTGCGGAACATCTCCAATACCGGGAGCTGGGATTGCGGCCCGTCGTTCTAA
- a CDS encoding T9SS type A sorting domain-containing protein, which produces MQRSMIGIVVLFMVLTGAVQSGSAQWDYLDVPQGFETLNLAIEGDTTAAGEAKSLNRVYRLERGGMYLLNGHVANIKGAPLRIWAADGAGPKPLIITAVNQSGANDDVAYLEGDGHFKNLYISGIDNIGIQDRYTMAVYDTGARVVWEGVHIDHSRQSHIRVYGVNTRLFFYDCEFRNSIDLATPSNGRFFDGRGLAIDTIMYQNCTIYLNSQRMFRTDGAVVNTIIMDHNTFYQNAYGAFTTSGAKQAGPLEIRRGVNVRITNNIFQDLCTEAMRHPKSLDPPDRLPIIAVDSLGSPSITEASRNWVVRNNAYGWAPAFKTFWAGWGIDTLVKAPAFISPYGDSVFFKVKPNFAQSGNFEELIQFADAPSSDSLLKYVRYRFTSNFTNSGNPDPRADRNGVGDLTTKPETFGLESNPFNFDYPTTQQAYTAGDGGFPVGDLNWFPSRKAAWQLVNAVEDPLGSIVTEYRLDQNYPNPFNPATHIAFALPHAARVTLTIYNAIGQEIARLINNEERSAGQHIAIWSGKDASSVGVPTGVYFYRLQTPQTQITKKMVLVK; this is translated from the coding sequence ATGCAGAGATCTATGATCGGTATCGTTGTCCTGTTCATGGTGCTGACGGGGGCTGTCCAGAGCGGGAGTGCACAATGGGACTATCTGGATGTGCCGCAGGGCTTTGAGACACTGAATCTCGCGATCGAGGGTGACACGACCGCCGCCGGCGAGGCGAAATCGTTGAACCGGGTGTACCGCCTCGAACGGGGTGGCATGTACCTGCTGAACGGCCACGTGGCCAACATCAAGGGCGCTCCGCTCCGTATCTGGGCCGCCGACGGCGCCGGGCCGAAACCGCTCATCATCACGGCGGTCAACCAGAGCGGGGCTAACGATGATGTGGCGTACCTGGAAGGCGACGGGCACTTCAAGAACCTGTACATCTCCGGGATCGACAACATCGGGATCCAGGATCGTTATACGATGGCGGTGTACGACACGGGTGCGCGCGTGGTGTGGGAAGGCGTCCACATCGACCACTCCCGGCAGTCGCACATCCGTGTCTATGGTGTCAACACGCGTCTCTTCTTTTACGACTGCGAATTCAGGAATTCCATCGATCTGGCGACGCCCAGCAACGGGCGGTTCTTCGACGGCCGTGGCCTGGCGATCGATACGATCATGTATCAGAACTGCACGATCTATTTGAACTCGCAACGAATGTTCCGGACCGACGGCGCAGTGGTGAATACGATCATCATGGACCACAACACGTTCTATCAGAATGCGTACGGTGCCTTTACGACCTCCGGCGCGAAGCAGGCCGGTCCGCTGGAGATCCGTCGCGGGGTGAACGTCCGCATCACCAACAATATCTTCCAGGACCTCTGCACGGAGGCCATGCGCCATCCCAAATCGCTGGATCCGCCGGACCGCCTCCCGATCATTGCGGTGGATTCGCTGGGATCGCCCTCCATCACCGAAGCATCACGCAATTGGGTCGTCCGCAACAACGCGTACGGATGGGCGCCCGCATTCAAGACCTTCTGGGCCGGTTGGGGTATCGATACGCTCGTGAAGGCGCCGGCGTTCATCAGCCCGTATGGCGACAGCGTCTTCTTCAAGGTGAAGCCGAACTTCGCCCAGTCAGGGAACTTCGAGGAACTCATCCAGTTCGCCGATGCGCCGTCGTCCGATTCACTCCTGAAGTACGTCCGGTATCGCTTCACCAGCAACTTCACGAATAGCGGCAATCCGGATCCCCGGGCGGACCGGAATGGCGTGGGTGACCTGACCACGAAGCCGGAGACGTTCGGTCTTGAATCCAATCCCTTCAACTTTGACTACCCTACCACCCAGCAAGCCTACACGGCAGGTGATGGCGGGTTCCCGGTGGGCGACCTGAATTGGTTCCCGTCGAGAAAGGCAGCATGGCAGTTGGTGAATGCCGTGGAAGATCCGCTCGGATCGATCGTGACGGAGTACCGGCTCGACCAGAACTACCCGAACCCGTTCAACCCTGCGACCCATATCGCGTTCGCCCTCCCGCATGCGGCGCGCGTCACCCTGACGATCTACAACGCTATCGGTCAGGAGATCGCCCGCCTCATCAATAACGAGGAGCGTTCGGCGGGCCAGCACATCGCCATCTGGAGCGGGAAGGATGCCTCGAGTGTGGGCGTGCCGACAGGCGTGTATTTCTATCGCCTGCAGACACCGCAGACGCAGATAACGAAAAAGATGGTCCTGGTGAAGTAG